A genome region from Acidobacteriota bacterium includes the following:
- a CDS encoding GFA family protein: MEDSVTNDKPVIKGTCFCGAVEIEVSGAPAAMGYCHCESCRHWSAGPVNAFTLWSPGAVKVTRGEDKIRSFAKTERSHRKWCEVCGGHLMTDHPEMGLIDVYSAIVPELNFEPALHVFYSEAVVSMKDGLPKMKDVPAELGGSGETLPE; encoded by the coding sequence ATGGAGGACAGCGTGACGAACGACAAACCGGTAATCAAGGGAACCTGCTTCTGCGGTGCAGTGGAGATCGAGGTCTCGGGAGCCCCGGCGGCCATGGGCTATTGCCACTGCGAGTCCTGCCGGCATTGGTCGGCAGGTCCGGTCAATGCCTTCACTCTGTGGAGCCCGGGCGCGGTGAAAGTGACCCGCGGAGAGGACAAGATCAGGAGCTTCGCCAAGACCGAACGGAGCCACCGCAAGTGGTGCGAAGTGTGCGGCGGCCACCTGATGACGGATCACCCGGAGATGGGCTTGATCGACGTGTACTCGGCGATCGTTCCGGAACTGAATTTCGAACCTGCCCTGCACGTTTTCTACTCGGAAGCCGTCGTCAGCATGAAGGACGGTCTGCCGAAGATGAAGGACGTGCCGGCCGAGCTGGGTGGGTCGGGAGAAACGCTGCCGGAGTGA
- a CDS encoding glutathione S-transferase family protein, translating to MNKLTLVIANRNYSSWSLRAWLALEATGQPFDEVMIPLGRPETTEEILRWSPTGRVPALRDGEISLWDSLAICEHLAELFPEARLWPAEPRARAVARSVVAEMHSGFIALRKHMPMNLRASYPDAKREPGVAEDIDRITTIWQQCRRDFGGGGELLFGGFTIADAFFAPVVSRFTTYGITPDGVASDYMDAVWALPAMCDWAEKARAEPWSVDRYDR from the coding sequence ATGAACAAGCTCACCCTGGTCATCGCCAACCGCAACTACTCATCGTGGTCGCTCCGCGCGTGGCTCGCGCTCGAGGCCACCGGCCAACCGTTCGATGAGGTGATGATTCCGTTGGGCCGTCCAGAGACGACGGAAGAGATTCTGCGCTGGTCTCCGACCGGCCGGGTGCCTGCCCTTCGTGACGGCGAGATCAGCCTGTGGGATTCGCTGGCGATCTGTGAGCACCTGGCCGAGCTATTCCCCGAAGCTCGCCTGTGGCCAGCGGAGCCTCGCGCAAGGGCGGTGGCGCGTTCGGTGGTGGCGGAGATGCATTCCGGCTTCATCGCTCTTCGCAAACACATGCCGATGAACCTGCGCGCCTCCTACCCCGATGCCAAACGAGAACCGGGCGTCGCGGAGGACATCGATCGGATCACCACGATCTGGCAGCAATGCCGCCGAGATTTCGGTGGCGGTGGAGAGCTGCTCTTCGGAGGCTTCACGATCGCCGACGCCTTCTTCGCCCCGGTGGTGAGCCGGTTTACCACCTACGGCATCACGCCTGACGGCGTGGCCAGCGATTACATGGATGCCGTGTGGGCCCTGCCCGCAATGTGTGACTGGGCGGAAAAGGCGCGCGCCGAGCCCTGGAGCGTCGACAGGTACGATCGGTAA
- a CDS encoding DUF2959 domain-containing protein, whose protein sequence is MKMKKDVTWVRLAGVVVLAVAMGCSTAYYSTWEMLGKEKRDLLRSNVEEVRDDQEETRDQFESALDRMRQLYDLDADDLEDAYDKLAEEYEKSVDRADELSDQIDKIDSIANDLFDEWENEIGEISSTELQAKSRQKLEESQRNYAGLEAALRKSEAGMDPVLTQLHDSVLYLKHNLNAVAIGGLSAETAKIEADIETLIEDMEASIAEADRFLKTLPE, encoded by the coding sequence ATGAAGATGAAGAAAGACGTCACGTGGGTGAGATTGGCGGGAGTCGTGGTGCTGGCCGTGGCCATGGGCTGTTCGACGGCGTACTACTCCACATGGGAGATGCTCGGCAAGGAGAAGCGCGATCTGCTGCGCAGCAACGTGGAGGAGGTGAGGGACGACCAGGAGGAGACCAGAGACCAGTTCGAGAGTGCGCTCGACAGGATGCGCCAGCTCTACGACCTGGATGCGGATGATCTCGAGGATGCCTACGACAAGCTGGCCGAGGAGTACGAGAAGTCTGTGGACCGGGCGGATGAGCTGAGCGACCAGATCGACAAGATCGACTCCATAGCCAACGATCTTTTTGACGAGTGGGAGAATGAGATCGGCGAGATCTCGAGCACGGAGCTGCAGGCCAAGAGCCGCCAAAAGCTGGAGGAGAGCCAGCGGAACTACGCCGGCCTGGAGGCGGCCCTGAGGAAGTCCGAGGCCGGCATGGATCCGGTGCTGACCCAGCTCCACGACAGTGTGCTCTACCTCAAGCACAACCTCAATGCAGTCGCTATCGGTGGCCTGAGCGCGGAGACGGCGAAGATCGAGGCCGACATCGAGACGCTGATTGAAGACATGGAGGCATCCATCGCCGAGGCCGATCGGTTCCTGAAGACCCTGCCGGAATGA